From the genome of Flavobacterium ovatum, one region includes:
- a CDS encoding lactate utilization protein B/C, translating to MSIFSKLFGSSSPASEEDNDKENENSFSEKNMTIDEQFMYNFKKNGGKFLYCENQEEVKDQFENILEENDWYESEVLCYESNLFNILDENKLTYAKASVPKFLFSGCENLIAEEGSVLFSSRQIKQHKPHELPANIIIFAKTSQILAFKTDGLSAIKKKYEGNYPTNITAIKYFEKAKEEDFTQYGSSAKNLYLLLLEDL from the coding sequence ATGAGTATTTTCAGTAAACTTTTTGGTTCTAGTAGTCCGGCTTCAGAAGAAGATAATGACAAAGAAAATGAAAATTCTTTTTCTGAAAAAAACATGACTATAGATGAGCAGTTCATGTATAATTTTAAAAAAAATGGTGGTAAATTTTTATATTGCGAAAACCAAGAAGAAGTTAAAGACCAATTTGAAAACATATTAGAAGAAAATGATTGGTACGAAAGTGAAGTCCTCTGTTATGAGTCCAATCTATTTAACATCTTGGATGAAAATAAACTAACATACGCAAAAGCTAGTGTTCCTAAATTTTTATTTTCAGGTTGTGAAAATCTTATTGCGGAAGAAGGTTCTGTCTTGTTTTCATCTCGACAAATCAAACAACACAAACCACATGAGCTACCTGCTAACATCATCATTTTCGCAAAAACAAGTCAAATACTTGCTTTTAAAACTGATGGTCTTAGTGCTATAAAAAAGAAATACGAAGGGAATTACCCAACGAATATTACAGCCATAAAATATTTTGAAAAAGCAAAAGAAGAAGATTTTACACAATATGGAAGTTCTGCAAAAAACCTTTATCTATTGCTTCTAGAAGATCTTTAA